A genomic segment from Lutibacter sp. A80 encodes:
- a CDS encoding GAF domain-containing protein, with the protein MKILPYNINKSELPIKLKVSFVAVFEYLEKLAQDKNSYLQHIAINLLEEFKQFPELRDGFEDLSYLNKYNKEIDKLLSFLFPELLQNNEIKAATIPFEFTTFKLSKRFEQIIEDAGEDFEFKLRNFDELNIYILSCSFILSSYYNVNVDFRRPFFFDIPNIKTGITKHYRTLINGDFFKVEPLASAPIITDEDVKLLLDNFDNIDIWKEKFPPNSYQFTGFGIMNLFDVTQDQSLANLTENLIRNKKDENSFDKIEKSIAKLFGSSDILFGFSTYHFNKTNTTFKNHKIQKSFLLNEEVDFDFDGYFCENIITTVFKDHELIAISDIEAYAKATHYNGLYKALDKQNIQSIILVPLKLKEDLFGIMEIVSKNKFELNSINAYKLKDVIPVFKIAVKRIMEEIENKLESIIQENYTSLHPTVKWKFYEQAETLFFTENNTEKIPYNLKSIVFENVIPLYGQTDIKGSSIARNYAIQKDLSKQLKLARNIIEKTNSKYKLPIYKDLLYRIDTCLKDIKDGLNSGDEVMVTDFLNKDIYPVFNHLKTIDNDLNQDIELYMSHLDDKLQVVYEKRKDYEESVTLLNEELSKYIDLKQVEAQKMFPHYFERYKTDGIDHNMYIGKSLVNDRTYNKLYLYNLRLWQLQMLCESENLANKLKTKLKHPLEVASLILVHSTPLAIRFRMDEKRFDVDGAYNIRYEIIKKRIDKALIKNTNERLTQPGKIAIVYSQNNDAKEYLKYIKYLQDKNYFLNPIEKLDIEDLQGITGLKALRVTINFNKSEENNITFEEIMREISPN; encoded by the coding sequence ATGAAAATTCTTCCTTATAATATAAATAAATCCGAACTACCTATTAAACTAAAGGTTAGTTTTGTTGCCGTGTTTGAATATTTAGAGAAACTTGCACAAGATAAAAATAGTTATTTACAACATATAGCAATTAATTTATTAGAGGAATTTAAACAATTTCCAGAATTAAGAGACGGGTTTGAAGACCTGAGTTATTTAAATAAATACAATAAAGAAATTGATAAATTATTATCTTTTTTATTTCCAGAATTATTACAAAATAATGAAATAAAAGCTGCTACAATTCCTTTTGAATTTACAACTTTTAAACTCTCTAAAAGGTTTGAACAAATTATTGAAGATGCAGGTGAAGATTTTGAATTTAAACTTCGAAATTTTGATGAACTTAACATTTACATTTTAAGTTGTTCCTTTATTTTATCTAGTTATTATAATGTTAATGTTGATTTTAGGAGACCGTTCTTTTTTGATATACCAAATATAAAAACAGGTATTACCAAACATTATAGAACACTTATTAATGGCGATTTTTTTAAAGTTGAACCCTTAGCTTCTGCTCCAATAATAACAGATGAAGATGTAAAATTATTATTAGATAATTTTGATAACATAGATATTTGGAAAGAAAAATTTCCTCCTAACAGTTACCAATTTACTGGATTTGGTATTATGAACTTGTTTGATGTTACACAAGATCAGTCTTTAGCTAATTTAACCGAAAACTTAATTAGAAATAAAAAAGATGAAAATAGTTTTGATAAAATAGAAAAAAGTATTGCCAAACTATTTGGTTCTAGCGATATTCTCTTTGGTTTTTCTACCTACCATTTTAATAAAACGAATACAACTTTTAAAAACCATAAAATACAAAAAAGCTTTCTACTAAATGAAGAAGTAGACTTTGATTTTGACGGCTATTTTTGTGAAAACATTATCACAACAGTTTTTAAAGACCATGAACTTATTGCAATTTCAGATATAGAAGCTTATGCTAAAGCAACACACTACAATGGTCTCTATAAAGCATTAGATAAACAAAACATACAAAGTATTATTCTAGTTCCTTTAAAATTAAAAGAAGATTTATTTGGAATTATGGAAATAGTATCAAAAAATAAATTTGAATTAAATTCAATAAATGCCTATAAGTTAAAAGATGTTATTCCAGTTTTTAAAATAGCTGTAAAAAGAATAATGGAAGAAATTGAAAATAAATTAGAATCCATAATTCAAGAAAATTACACCTCCTTACATCCAACTGTAAAGTGGAAATTTTACGAACAAGCTGAAACGCTATTTTTTACAGAAAATAATACAGAAAAAATTCCTTATAATTTAAAAAGTATAGTGTTTGAAAATGTTATTCCACTATATGGACAAACAGATATTAAAGGTTCATCTATAGCTCGTAATTATGCCATTCAAAAAGATTTAAGCAAACAATTAAAATTAGCAAGAAATATAATTGAAAAAACAAATTCAAAATATAAACTTCCTATTTATAAAGATTTATTATATAGAATAGACACTTGTTTAAAAGATATTAAAGATGGTTTAAATTCTGGTGATGAAGTTATGGTTACCGACTTTTTAAATAAAGATATTTATCCAGTTTTTAATCATTTAAAAACCATTGACAACGATCTAAATCAAGATATAGAATTATATATGAGTCATTTAGATGATAAACTTCAAGTTGTTTATGAAAAAAGAAAAGATTACGAAGAAAGTGTTACTTTACTAAATGAAGAATTATCTAAATATATTGATTTAAAACAAGTTGAAGCTCAAAAAATGTTCCCTCATTACTTTGAACGTTATAAAACTGATGGAATTGACCATAATATGTATATTGGAAAATCTTTAGTTAATGATCGTACCTATAATAAATTATACTTATACAACTTACGATTATGGCAATTACAAATGTTGTGTGAATCGGAAAATTTAGCAAATAAATTAAAAACCAAATTAAAACATCCTTTAGAAGTAGCTTCTTTAATACTAGTACACAGTACTCCTTTAGCTATAAGGTTTAGAATGGATGAAAAACGTTTTGATGTTGATGGAGCTTACAATATTAGATATGAAATAATTAAAAAACGTATTGATAAAGCACTGATAAAAAACACAAATGAGCGATTAACACAACCTGGTAAAATAGCAATTGTTTACAGCCAAAACAACGATGCTAAAGAATATTTAAAGTATATAAAATACTTACAAGACAAAAACTATTTTTTAAACCCTATAGAAAAATTAGATATAGAAGATCTACAAGGCATTACAGGTTTAAAAGCACTTCGTGTAACAATTAATTTTAATAAATCTGAAGAAAACAATATTACTTTTGAAGAAATTATGCGAGAAATTTCACCTAATTAA
- a CDS encoding 1,4-dihydroxy-2-naphthoyl-CoA synthase has protein sequence MSNIKWKTVKEFEDITYKKSGGVARIAFNRPNVRNAFRPKTTSELLEAFHDAQEDLNIGVVLLSAEGPSTKDGVFSFCSGGDQRARGHQGYVGEDNYHRLNILDVQRLIRFMPKVVIAVVPGWAVGGGHSLHVVCDLTLASKEHAIFKQTDADVTSFDGGYGSAYLAKMVGQKKAREIFFLGRNYSAQEAYEMGMVNAVIPHEKLEETAFEWAQEILEKSPTSIKMLKFAMNLTDDGMVGQQVFAGEATRLAYMTEEAKEGRDAFLEKRKPNFDKKYLP, from the coding sequence ATGAGTAATATAAAATGGAAAACCGTTAAAGAATTTGAAGATATAACCTATAAAAAAAGCGGAGGAGTAGCCCGTATAGCATTTAATAGACCGAATGTTAGAAATGCATTTAGACCAAAAACAACTAGTGAGTTGCTCGAAGCTTTTCATGATGCGCAAGAAGATTTAAATATAGGAGTTGTGCTTTTAAGTGCTGAAGGACCAAGTACAAAAGATGGTGTTTTTAGTTTTTGTAGTGGAGGAGACCAACGTGCACGTGGGCATCAAGGATATGTGGGAGAAGATAATTATCACAGATTAAATATTTTAGATGTACAACGTTTAATCCGTTTTATGCCTAAAGTTGTAATTGCTGTAGTGCCAGGTTGGGCTGTTGGTGGCGGACATAGTTTACACGTAGTTTGCGATTTAACTTTAGCAAGTAAAGAACACGCCATTTTTAAACAAACCGATGCCGATGTAACTAGTTTTGATGGTGGTTATGGTTCGGCATATTTAGCTAAAATGGTGGGACAAAAAAAGGCACGTGAAATATTTTTCTTAGGAAGAAATTATTCTGCACAAGAAGCTTATGAAATGGGAATGGTTAATGCAGTAATTCCTCATGAAAAATTGGAAGAAACTGCTTTTGAATGGGCACAAGAAATTTTAGAAAAATCGCCAACTTCTATTAAAATGTTGAAATTTGCTATGAATTTAACTGATGATGGAATGGTTGGTCAACAAGTATTTGCAGGTGAAGCAACGCGTTTAGCGTATATGACTGAAGAAGCAAAAGAAGGAAGAGATGCTTTTTTAGAAAAACGTAAACCTAACTTCGACAAAAAATATTTACCATAA